Proteins co-encoded in one Opitutus terrae PB90-1 genomic window:
- a CDS encoding TonB-dependent receptor codes for MRIQQPPRTLHRLLLMPACLFGLAITGWAQQAASTPAQPEDDEVIVLSPFDVVSDTKGYYSANTMSGTRFNTKLADLASSVTVMTKAQMNDFAMIDANDIFLYAANTEGTGTYTDYTLDRNGSIGDNVQANPTGANRVRGIAPANVSLSNFETMNRVPVDSVEVESVEISRGPNANVFGLGNPSGTINLVPTAAILTRDRVSAEARADSYGGWRTSLDVNQVLIKNKLAVRFSGVFQQDEFEREPSGVKTERYKGMIKYRPFKNTTITGSIGYYHAYGNRPNAIPPRDNLSYWIASGKPTWDPVTMTVYLNDAPVGTYTANNYNGPYFTSAYLGNNRNQMFIDRDGLVYWSAPQIVTNATNPTANAVGQRYLQPAAAAGPTFSGTAPRPFDQPLFNTTPTVSDKSIYDWSSINLSSPNSFWDKTTTSLFQIDQIILDTPMQTLAAQAAFFREESERWTNNVLGTINDNGQSGQLTVDINRRLLDGSPNPFYLRPYVASDRPRMQYNPQKWDTTRGQLAYRLNLTDQDNLLKWLGWFQITGYGEYKYRMNRQYSWRDAMISPVSWIPAGTYVGSQSSPSGSPPNLAITTGLQRYYVGDTNGNNVDYAPATTFENNQTYPFVWVSRTGSGTAAAPYVFTSHTDNILIGPAAADKSGRFSGDFNSKTTLKTAGVVGQSHLFNDRLITTVGWRNDSLWTKLGNPGNPRNAVFQADGITFNHDVIDHWDANYFKNGGHTTNVQFVVRPFTGMSWVNQLQQNGRGGQFLSELLNGLSVNSNKSNSFLPTNPAQDLNKNLLPNTTGTDKSWGLGLSLFGDKLQIRATRYDNKQTNAQTNDMSTMAGRVLRMDFPVVGAGSPTGSHNLYYNAQRWVTWQNPGWSTAQVEAEVERQTGLSAENRDYYSNASPGIGATTDIRSTGTEIEINYNPTNFWTVAASITKTKSVNTNVSRALVDWIETRRDIWTSIVDPSITDANAADEGNPGKLWWKHRYTQLAVGNSALTYGTPASYTASAATPEQNFIAFVDAPFAVMRELEGKSNPQIRPWAFRASTSVQLGGLFDNKHLKRMSVGGALRWEDKGAIGYYGVQQLPAIITQLDVNRPIYDETHTYVDLFASYKVKLWNDKVVMTLKANVRNLGETGRLQPVGAFPDGTIHTYRIIDPQLFILTASFDL; via the coding sequence ATGAGAATCCAACAACCACCACGAACCCTGCACCGGCTCCTGCTCATGCCCGCTTGTCTGTTCGGACTTGCGATCACGGGTTGGGCCCAGCAGGCCGCCTCCACCCCCGCGCAGCCCGAAGACGACGAGGTCATCGTGCTGTCGCCGTTCGACGTCGTGTCCGACACCAAGGGCTACTACAGCGCGAACACGATGTCGGGCACGCGCTTCAACACGAAGCTCGCCGACCTCGCGTCGTCGGTCACGGTAATGACCAAGGCGCAGATGAACGACTTCGCGATGATCGACGCGAACGACATCTTCCTGTACGCGGCCAACACGGAGGGCACCGGCACCTACACCGACTACACCCTGGACCGCAACGGCAGCATCGGCGACAACGTGCAGGCCAACCCCACGGGGGCGAATCGCGTGCGCGGCATCGCACCGGCTAATGTCTCGCTCAGCAATTTCGAGACGATGAACCGCGTGCCAGTCGATTCCGTCGAAGTCGAGTCGGTGGAAATCAGCCGCGGCCCGAACGCCAACGTGTTCGGCCTGGGCAACCCCTCGGGCACGATCAACCTGGTGCCAACCGCGGCCATCCTCACCCGTGACCGCGTGTCCGCCGAGGCCCGCGCCGACAGCTACGGTGGCTGGCGCACGAGCCTCGACGTGAATCAGGTGCTCATCAAAAACAAGCTGGCCGTGCGGTTCTCCGGCGTGTTCCAGCAGGACGAGTTCGAGCGCGAGCCTTCCGGGGTCAAAACGGAGCGCTACAAGGGCATGATCAAATACCGGCCGTTCAAGAACACCACCATCACCGGCTCGATCGGCTACTATCACGCCTACGGCAATCGGCCCAACGCCATCCCGCCCCGCGACAACCTCTCCTACTGGATCGCCAGCGGCAAGCCCACGTGGGATCCCGTGACGATGACGGTCTACTTGAACGATGCGCCCGTCGGGACCTACACCGCCAACAACTATAACGGGCCATACTTCACCTCGGCGTATCTGGGCAATAACCGCAACCAGATGTTCATCGACCGCGACGGGCTCGTGTATTGGTCCGCCCCACAGATCGTCACCAATGCGACCAACCCGACCGCCAACGCCGTCGGCCAGCGCTACCTTCAGCCCGCGGCCGCCGCTGGTCCGACCTTCTCGGGCACGGCCCCGCGCCCGTTCGATCAACCGCTCTTCAACACCACGCCCACGGTGAGCGACAAGAGCATCTACGATTGGTCGTCCATCAATCTGTCGTCCCCCAATAGCTTCTGGGACAAGACCACCACGAGCCTCTTCCAAATCGACCAGATCATCCTCGACACGCCGATGCAGACGCTGGCGGCTCAGGCGGCGTTCTTCCGCGAGGAGTCCGAGCGGTGGACCAACAACGTCCTGGGCACCATCAACGACAATGGCCAGTCCGGCCAGCTCACGGTGGATATCAACCGGCGACTGCTCGACGGCTCGCCCAATCCATTCTACCTGCGGCCCTACGTCGCTTCGGACCGGCCGCGCATGCAGTACAACCCGCAGAAGTGGGATACCACGCGTGGCCAGTTGGCCTATCGGCTCAATCTCACCGACCAGGACAACCTGCTCAAGTGGCTGGGCTGGTTCCAGATCACCGGATACGGCGAATACAAATACCGCATGAACCGCCAGTACTCCTGGCGCGACGCCATGATCTCCCCCGTTTCGTGGATTCCGGCTGGCACGTACGTCGGCTCCCAAAGCTCGCCCTCCGGCAGCCCGCCGAATCTCGCGATCACCACCGGCCTCCAACGCTACTACGTGGGTGACACGAACGGAAACAACGTCGACTACGCGCCGGCCACCACCTTCGAGAACAACCAGACGTATCCATTTGTTTGGGTGAGCCGGACCGGTTCTGGCACGGCGGCGGCGCCGTATGTCTTTACGAGCCACACCGACAATATTCTGATCGGGCCGGCCGCCGCGGACAAATCCGGCCGGTTCAGCGGCGACTTCAACAGCAAGACCACCTTGAAGACCGCCGGCGTCGTCGGGCAAAGCCATCTCTTCAACGACCGCCTGATCACGACCGTGGGTTGGCGCAATGACAGCCTCTGGACCAAACTGGGCAATCCCGGCAATCCTCGCAACGCGGTCTTCCAAGCCGACGGCATCACGTTCAACCACGACGTCATCGATCATTGGGACGCGAATTATTTCAAGAACGGCGGCCACACGACCAACGTGCAGTTCGTCGTGCGGCCCTTCACCGGCATGTCCTGGGTGAACCAGCTGCAGCAAAACGGCCGCGGTGGCCAGTTCCTCTCCGAACTCCTCAACGGGCTGTCGGTCAACTCGAACAAATCGAACAGCTTCCTCCCGACCAATCCGGCCCAGGATCTGAACAAGAATCTGCTGCCCAACACCACCGGCACCGACAAGAGCTGGGGTCTCGGCCTGAGCCTGTTCGGTGACAAGCTGCAGATTCGTGCGACGCGCTACGACAACAAGCAGACCAACGCTCAAACGAACGACATGAGCACGATGGCCGGCCGCGTCCTGCGCATGGACTTCCCGGTCGTCGGCGCGGGCAGCCCCACGGGCAGTCACAATCTCTACTACAACGCCCAACGCTGGGTCACGTGGCAGAATCCGGGCTGGTCGACGGCGCAGGTCGAGGCTGAGGTCGAGCGGCAGACTGGCCTCAGCGCGGAGAACCGCGACTATTACTCGAACGCGAGTCCCGGCATCGGTGCGACCACCGATATCCGCTCGACCGGCACCGAGATCGAGATCAACTACAACCCGACCAACTTCTGGACGGTCGCGGCTTCGATCACCAAGACCAAGTCGGTCAACACGAACGTGTCCCGCGCGTTGGTCGATTGGATCGAAACCCGCAGGGACATCTGGACTTCGATCGTCGATCCGTCGATCACCGATGCCAATGCCGCAGACGAGGGCAACCCCGGCAAACTGTGGTGGAAGCACCGCTACACCCAACTCGCCGTCGGCAACTCGGCGCTGACCTACGGCACCCCGGCCTCCTATACCGCCTCGGCCGCGACGCCGGAGCAGAACTTCATCGCGTTCGTCGATGCTCCGTTCGCCGTCATGCGTGAGCTGGAAGGCAAGTCCAACCCGCAGATCCGTCCGTGGGCGTTCCGCGCCAGCACCAGCGTGCAGCTCGGCGGTCTCTTCGACAACAAGCACCTCAAGCGGATGAGCGTCGGCGGTGCGCTACGTTGGGAGGACAAGGGCGCCATCGGCTACTACGGCGTGCAGCAGTTGCCCGCGATCATCACCCAACTGGATGTCAACCGGCCGATCTACGACGAAACGCACACCTACGTGGACCTCTTCGCTTCCTATAAAGTGAAGCTCTGGAACGACAAAGTCGTCATGACGCTGAAGGCCAACGTCCGCAACCTCGGCGAGACCGGCCGGCTGCAACCCGTGGGTGCGTTCCCCGACGGTACGATTCACACTTATCGCATCATTGATCCGCAGCTGTTCATTCTGACGGCCAGCTTCGATCTGTAA
- a CDS encoding tetratricopeptide repeat protein — MSSRPGSSSPSTPADPFALPARWLYPLLFLVALAAYWPALGGGVLWDDLGHLTRQDLRSFDGLGRIWFEIGATQQYYPLLHSAFWLEHRLWGDATLGYHLTNVFQHALVACLFAALLRRLAVPGAALAALLFALHPVGVESVAWISEQKNTLSAIFYLAAALAYLQWHGRPARESMLGVARGPDPARSPTETPAPPRSAPPLAWERGRPRPLFGYFFATFLFLCALLTKTVTATLPAALLVIFWWRRGKLGWRHDVVPLLPWFGLSIAGGALTAHFERTLIGAQGAAFDLGWIERGLLAGRVVWFYLGKLLWPAELSFIYPRWHVDATAWWQWLFPLATLAVLAVLWRIAHSGSQPSTLNSQLSAPALRRLGEGGRRAPLAAALLFGGTLFPVLGFFNVYPFVFSYVADHFQYLAALAVFALVAAAIAHAAVRWTRPAALSSAGVILLVLGALTWSQAAIYRDGFRLYRDTLAKNPDCWMAHNNLAMLLTESGRPAEAIPHLEQALRIRPDYPQAMSNLGDDLIRLGRSREAIPHLERALALQPDYVQAHNNLGTALLTLDRAAEAIAHFERAVQLDPRYTMAHYNLGLALAQTDRVREAIPHFERVVTLQPTHAHAELSLAYALASTDRFSESIRHFERALELEPDSVEAHQTYARMLARHGQLDQALPHFRAVVELMPQSGAAHRDLGFALRQLGRSDEAMPHFLEAQRLGER; from the coding sequence ATGTCCTCCCGCCCCGGCTCCTCGTCCCCCTCCACCCCCGCCGATCCGTTCGCGCTGCCGGCCCGTTGGCTGTATCCGCTGCTCTTCCTCGTGGCGCTGGCAGCCTATTGGCCCGCGCTCGGTGGCGGCGTGTTGTGGGACGACCTTGGTCACCTCACCCGCCAGGATCTGCGCTCGTTCGATGGACTCGGCCGCATTTGGTTCGAGATCGGCGCCACCCAGCAATACTATCCGCTGCTGCATTCGGCGTTCTGGCTGGAGCATCGGCTGTGGGGCGACGCGACGCTCGGCTATCATCTCACGAACGTCTTCCAGCACGCCCTCGTCGCCTGTTTGTTCGCCGCGTTGCTGCGCCGGCTGGCCGTCCCCGGCGCCGCGCTTGCCGCCCTGCTGTTTGCGCTCCATCCGGTGGGCGTCGAGTCCGTCGCGTGGATCTCGGAACAGAAGAACACCCTCTCCGCGATCTTCTATCTCGCCGCCGCGCTCGCGTATCTGCAGTGGCACGGGCGTCCCGCCCGTGAATCCATGTTGGGCGTGGCACGGGGGCCAGATCCGGCTCGATCCCCGACCGAAACGCCCGCGCCACCTCGTTCTGCGCCCCCGCTTGCGTGGGAGCGCGGCCGTCCCCGGCCGCTCTTCGGGTATTTCTTCGCCACCTTTCTTTTTCTCTGCGCTTTGCTGACGAAAACCGTCACCGCCACACTACCGGCGGCGCTGCTGGTGATCTTCTGGTGGCGCCGCGGCAAGCTCGGCTGGCGGCACGACGTGGTGCCGCTGCTTCCGTGGTTCGGCCTGAGCATTGCCGGCGGCGCGCTCACCGCACACTTCGAACGCACGCTCATCGGCGCGCAGGGCGCCGCGTTCGATCTTGGCTGGATTGAGCGTGGCCTGCTGGCCGGTCGCGTGGTGTGGTTCTACCTGGGCAAACTTCTCTGGCCAGCTGAGCTGAGTTTCATCTATCCGCGCTGGCACGTCGACGCCACCGCCTGGTGGCAATGGCTCTTCCCGCTCGCCACCCTCGCGGTATTGGCGGTGCTTTGGCGTATCGCCCACTCCGGCTCCCAACCCTCAACTCTCAACTCTCAACTCTCCGCCCCTGCCCTCCGTAGGCTTGGCGAAGGAGGGCGCCGCGCTCCGCTCGCCGCGGCACTCCTCTTCGGCGGCACGCTGTTTCCCGTCCTCGGTTTTTTCAACGTCTACCCGTTCGTCTTTTCCTACGTCGCCGACCACTTCCAATATCTCGCCGCGCTCGCCGTCTTCGCCTTGGTCGCCGCGGCGATCGCCCACGCTGCGGTGCGCTGGACTCGTCCCGCCGCCCTCTCCAGCGCGGGCGTGATCCTGCTGGTGCTCGGCGCGCTGACCTGGTCGCAGGCCGCCATCTATCGCGACGGGTTCAGGCTCTACCGCGACACCCTCGCGAAAAACCCCGATTGCTGGATGGCGCACAACAACCTGGCGATGTTGCTCACCGAATCCGGCCGGCCCGCGGAAGCGATTCCGCATCTCGAGCAGGCGCTCCGGATCCGACCCGACTATCCGCAGGCGATGAGCAATCTGGGCGACGATCTCATCCGGCTCGGCCGGTCGCGGGAAGCGATTCCGCACCTCGAGCGCGCGCTGGCGCTTCAGCCGGACTACGTCCAGGCGCACAACAACCTCGGCACGGCGCTGCTCACGCTCGATCGGGCGGCCGAGGCGATCGCGCATTTCGAACGCGCCGTGCAGCTCGACCCGCGCTACACCATGGCTCACTACAATCTCGGCCTCGCGCTGGCCCAGACGGATCGGGTGCGGGAGGCCATTCCTCACTTCGAGCGCGTCGTCACCCTGCAGCCCACTCATGCGCACGCCGAGCTCAGCCTCGCCTACGCCCTCGCCTCCACTGATCGGTTCAGCGAATCCATTCGGCACTTCGAGCGCGCGCTCGAGCTCGAACCCGATTCCGTCGAAGCCCATCAGACCTACGCGCGGATGCTCGCCCGACACGGACAGCTCGACCAGGCGCTCCCGCATTTCCGCGCCGTCGTGGAGCTGATGCCACAGTCCGGCGCGGCGCATCGCGACTTGGGCTTTGCGCTCCGTCAGCTCGGCCGCAGCGACGAAGCCATGCCGCACTTTCTCGAAGCGCAGCGGCTCGGCGAACGATAG
- a CDS encoding TonB-dependent receptor plug domain-containing protein, producing the protein MTPLQTLRSRHRFLLVPACLFGLTAIGLAQQATPAPAQPDEDVVVLSPFEVVSDTRGYYSANTMSGTRFNTRIEDLASAVTIVTKEQMNDFAMLDINDVFLYTPGTEGTGTFTDVVIDRNGSVSDNVQLNPAQANRVRGIASANVSLNNIETQNRMPIDPIIVDAIEISRGPNANVFGLGNPSGTVNQVGASANLQRDSIRFEARADDWDGYRQSVDVNQVIIKDKLAVRFSQVFNHEEWVRKPSGVDTERYNFMVKYRPFKNTTISGAYYYHHMYGNRPNALPPRDAITYWQANGRPTWDPITRLVHVNGTTMGPYGQTNGNYNGPAGTPAAALGAGWLGSADSQVFIDENGQITHWSAATGATGTNPSQTIQPNRFLAPNSREGQANNYGTGTQPLWSTVPSIADKSIYDWSSINMAAPNRIWDKAEISTVQLDQIFLNTPRQTLAGQFTFLREESERYTRNFIGISNDNGLSGQLTIDVNEKLLDGTPNPYFLRPYITTNKPRTVYSPWKWDTYRAQLAYRFDFTQNQGFSKWLGWHQLTGYDEYKYRVQRQYSYRDTFVSNNSWIPAGLYRGNQSGVSGTPAVIAAARNNFRFYVGDANGENVDYAPRSFSYGTYEYLWGNVQTGALRRESSELGLGAVTDSAGGTQNTKRILKTIGGVLQSHFWNDSIVTTVGVRRDDVYKMFGSRNNQMLNTDGLTYNYEVVDAWESTSWRHNSGDTTNYQAVVRPFKNIKFFDQMASGTGASRFFGDLLSDMSVFYNRSDSFLPEGEALDIYRNPLPDPTGEDRSFGLNFALGDKLVVRLTHYKNTAKNSRNGDANAFFQRVSRVDVPVVSTTASRFVLWNVASAYTPSAANYNRAGWLTRQYPSESEEQIRQRAATLMQLPLDHIDFLINPTTPMAATNDIEAKGTEIEISYNPTAYWTVAASFEESETRNLNISGSLTRWIDERMPVWTSIVDPEAERNADNPNGLWWKARYPSATQTAEQNFIGWIQQPFSVIRELEGQASPQFSKYKGRLSTNFRLTGVTDNKWLKRFNVGGAIRYQSKQAIGYRGVQELPAIVTELDVTRPIYDKEHYYFDVFVGYKQKLFNDKVGMELRLNVQNLQEDGKLQPVGAYPDGTIHTYRIVDPRRFILTASFDL; encoded by the coding sequence ATGACGCCTCTACAAACCCTACGCTCCCGGCACCGGTTCCTGCTCGTACCGGCCTGCCTGTTCGGACTCACGGCGATCGGCCTGGCCCAGCAAGCCACGCCCGCCCCGGCGCAACCCGACGAAGATGTCGTCGTGCTGTCGCCGTTCGAAGTCGTTTCCGACACCCGCGGCTATTACAGCGCGAACACGATGTCGGGTACCCGCTTCAACACCCGCATCGAGGATCTCGCCTCTGCCGTGACCATCGTCACCAAGGAGCAGATGAACGACTTCGCGATGCTCGATATCAACGATGTCTTCCTCTACACGCCCGGTACCGAAGGCACCGGCACGTTCACCGACGTCGTCATCGATCGCAACGGCTCGGTCTCCGACAACGTGCAGTTGAATCCGGCGCAGGCCAACCGCGTCCGCGGCATCGCCTCCGCCAACGTTTCGCTGAACAACATCGAGACGCAAAACCGGATGCCGATCGATCCGATCATCGTCGATGCGATCGAGATCAGCCGCGGACCCAACGCCAACGTGTTCGGCCTCGGCAATCCATCCGGCACCGTCAACCAGGTCGGCGCCTCCGCCAACCTGCAGCGCGACAGCATTCGCTTCGAGGCGCGCGCCGACGATTGGGACGGCTACCGCCAGAGCGTCGACGTCAACCAGGTCATCATCAAGGACAAGCTCGCGGTCCGCTTCAGCCAGGTCTTCAACCACGAGGAGTGGGTCCGCAAGCCTTCCGGCGTCGATACCGAGCGCTACAACTTCATGGTGAAATACCGGCCGTTCAAGAACACCACGATCAGCGGCGCCTACTACTACCACCACATGTACGGCAACCGCCCGAACGCCCTGCCGCCGCGCGATGCCATCACCTACTGGCAGGCCAACGGCCGCCCGACGTGGGACCCGATCACCCGCCTCGTCCACGTGAACGGCACGACGATGGGGCCCTACGGCCAGACCAACGGCAACTACAACGGACCCGCCGGCACGCCCGCCGCCGCGCTCGGCGCCGGCTGGCTCGGCTCCGCTGACAGCCAGGTCTTCATCGACGAAAACGGTCAGATCACGCACTGGAGCGCCGCCACGGGCGCGACCGGCACCAACCCCTCGCAGACGATTCAGCCCAACCGGTTCCTCGCGCCCAATTCACGCGAAGGTCAGGCCAACAACTACGGCACCGGCACGCAGCCACTGTGGTCCACGGTCCCCAGCATCGCCGACAAGTCCATCTACGACTGGTCCTCGATCAACATGGCCGCCCCGAACCGCATCTGGGACAAGGCCGAGATCTCCACCGTCCAGCTCGACCAGATCTTCCTGAACACCCCGCGGCAGACGCTCGCCGGCCAGTTCACGTTCCTCCGCGAGGAGTCCGAGCGCTATACGCGCAACTTCATCGGCATCTCCAATGATAACGGTCTCTCCGGCCAGCTCACGATCGACGTCAACGAGAAGCTCCTCGACGGCACGCCGAATCCTTACTTCCTGCGCCCCTACATCACCACCAACAAGCCGCGCACGGTCTACTCGCCGTGGAAGTGGGACACCTACCGCGCCCAGCTCGCCTACCGCTTCGACTTCACCCAGAACCAGGGCTTCTCGAAGTGGCTCGGGTGGCACCAGCTCACCGGTTACGACGAATACAAGTATCGCGTGCAGCGCCAGTATTCCTACCGCGACACGTTCGTCTCGAACAACAGCTGGATCCCGGCCGGCCTCTATCGCGGCAACCAGTCAGGTGTCTCCGGCACGCCCGCGGTGATCGCCGCCGCCCGGAATAACTTCCGGTTCTACGTCGGCGACGCCAACGGCGAGAACGTCGACTACGCTCCGCGCTCCTTCTCCTACGGCACCTACGAATACCTGTGGGGCAACGTGCAGACCGGCGCGCTTCGCCGCGAGAGTTCGGAACTCGGCCTCGGCGCCGTCACCGACAGCGCCGGCGGGACCCAGAACACCAAGCGCATCCTCAAGACCATCGGTGGCGTGCTTCAAAGCCACTTCTGGAACGACTCGATCGTCACCACGGTCGGCGTCCGCCGCGACGACGTCTACAAGATGTTCGGCAGCCGGAATAATCAGATGCTCAATACCGACGGGTTGACCTACAACTACGAGGTCGTGGACGCGTGGGAATCGACCAGCTGGCGTCACAACAGCGGCGACACGACGAACTACCAGGCCGTCGTCCGTCCGTTTAAGAACATCAAGTTCTTCGACCAGATGGCCAGCGGCACCGGCGCCAGCCGGTTCTTCGGCGACCTGCTGAGCGACATGTCGGTCTTCTACAACCGCTCCGACAGCTTCCTGCCCGAGGGCGAGGCACTCGACATCTACCGCAATCCGCTGCCCGACCCGACCGGCGAGGACCGCAGCTTCGGCCTCAACTTCGCGCTGGGCGACAAGCTCGTCGTCCGGCTCACGCACTACAAGAACACCGCGAAGAACTCGCGCAACGGCGACGCCAACGCCTTCTTCCAGCGCGTCAGCCGCGTCGACGTCCCCGTCGTCTCGACCACCGCGTCGCGCTTCGTGCTCTGGAATGTCGCCAGCGCCTACACGCCATCCGCCGCGAACTACAACCGCGCCGGCTGGCTCACGCGGCAGTATCCGAGCGAGTCCGAGGAACAGATCCGGCAACGCGCCGCCACGCTGATGCAGCTCCCGCTGGATCACATCGACTTCCTCATCAACCCGACCACGCCGATGGCCGCCACCAACGACATCGAGGCAAAGGGCACGGAAATCGAAATCAGCTACAACCCCACGGCCTACTGGACCGTCGCCGCGTCGTTCGAGGAATCGGAAACCCGCAACCTCAACATCTCCGGCTCGCTCACGCGCTGGATCGATGAACGCATGCCGGTGTGGACGTCGATCGTCGATCCGGAAGCCGAGCGCAATGCCGACAATCCAAACGGACTCTGGTGGAAAGCTCGCTATCCGAGCGCGACGCAGACAGCCGAGCAGAACTTCATCGGCTGGATTCAGCAGCCGTTCTCGGTCATCCGCGAACTCGAAGGCCAGGCCAGCCCGCAGTTCAGCAAATACAAGGGTCGCCTGAGCACGAACTTCCGGCTCACCGGCGTCACGGACAACAAATGGCTCAAGCGCTTCAACGTCGGTGGCGCCATCCGCTACCAGAGCAAGCAGGCGATCGGCTACCGCGGCGTCCAGGAGCTGCCCGCCATCGTCACTGAGCTCGATGTGACGCGTCCGATCTACGACAAGGAGCACTACTACTTCGACGTCTTCGTCGGCTACAAGCAGAAGCTCTTCAACGACAAGGTCGGCATGGAACTGCGCCTCAACGTCCAGAACCTCCAGGAAGACGGAAAGCTGCAGCCAGTGGGCGCCTATCCCGATGGCACCATCCACACCTACCGCATCGTCGATCCGCGGCGGTTCATCCTGACCGCGAGCTTCGACCTCTGA
- a CDS encoding pectate lyase family protein: MRLFRTSFLRPAVSCACVLLAGLTTAASAAVSPPSLAVPAFPGAEGAGAHTPGGRGGQVLFVTNLDDSGPGSLRAACETAGPRTILFRVSGTIQLKRPLIVTKPFLTIAGQSAPGDGICLRDYAFGVATHDVVVRYLRFRLGDETAQESDSADFFLGARNCIFDHCSATWSIDECLSLSGRVTDVTVQWCLIGEPLHASKHKKGAHGLGSLSRAIGPVTWHHNLWLHTHSRNPRLGDNYGQPPYPSFDVRNNVVYNYISTAAGLTQGTFTVNYVGNYLRPGPDTRTSKPIQIGFPSNLEFYLAGNVLDGDEALTADNRAMFSATEADGRVQVRFQAQPFPAAPVTTTSASAAFEQVLAEVGASRPRRDVVDARLVGDVRQRSGRIINSQTEVGGWPLLKSAAPPLDSDQDGMSDDWEQAHQLNPRDPADRNDDPGRDGYTHLEEFLNQTDPHAS; this comes from the coding sequence ATGCGTCTTTTCCGAACGAGTTTCCTTCGCCCTGCTGTTTCCTGCGCGTGCGTGTTGCTCGCCGGCTTGACCACGGCCGCGTCCGCCGCGGTCTCGCCGCCTTCCCTCGCGGTCCCCGCCTTTCCCGGCGCCGAGGGCGCCGGAGCACACACGCCCGGCGGCCGCGGCGGTCAGGTGTTGTTTGTCACCAACCTCGACGACTCCGGCCCCGGCAGCCTGCGCGCCGCCTGCGAAACCGCCGGCCCGCGCACGATCCTCTTTCGTGTCAGCGGCACCATTCAGCTGAAACGCCCGCTCATCGTCACGAAACCGTTTCTCACGATCGCCGGCCAGTCCGCGCCCGGCGACGGAATCTGCCTGCGCGACTATGCATTCGGCGTCGCCACCCACGACGTCGTGGTGCGCTATCTCCGCTTCCGGCTCGGCGACGAAACCGCGCAGGAATCCGACAGCGCCGATTTCTTCCTCGGCGCCCGCAACTGCATCTTCGATCACTGCTCCGCGACGTGGTCCATCGACGAATGCCTCTCGCTCTCCGGTCGGGTCACCGACGTGACGGTGCAATGGTGCCTCATCGGCGAGCCCCTGCACGCAAGCAAACACAAGAAGGGCGCCCACGGGCTCGGTTCGCTTTCCCGCGCCATCGGTCCGGTCACGTGGCACCACAATCTCTGGCTTCACACGCACTCGCGCAATCCGCGGCTCGGCGACAACTATGGCCAGCCGCCGTATCCGTCTTTCGACGTCCGAAACAACGTGGTCTATAACTACATTTCAACCGCCGCCGGTCTCACGCAGGGCACGTTCACGGTCAACTACGTCGGCAATTACCTCCGCCCCGGCCCGGACACGCGCACGTCGAAACCCATCCAGATCGGCTTCCCGTCCAATCTCGAGTTCTACCTCGCCGGCAACGTGCTCGATGGCGACGAGGCGCTCACGGCCGACAATCGCGCGATGTTCAGCGCCACCGAAGCGGACGGCCGCGTGCAGGTGCGGTTTCAGGCGCAGCCGTTCCCCGCCGCGCCCGTCACCACGACCTCCGCCTCCGCGGCCTTCGAACAGGTGCTCGCCGAGGTTGGTGCCTCACGGCCGCGGCGTGACGTCGTCGACGCGCGTTTGGTGGGCGATGTGCGCCAACGTTCCGGCCGGATCATCAATTCCCAAACGGAGGTCGGCGGCTGGCCGTTGCTGAAATCCGCCGCTCCTCCACTGGATTCCGATCAGGACGGCATGTCCGACGACTGGGAGCAGGCGCATCAGCTGAATCCTCGCGACCCCGCCGACCGCAACGACGATCCGGGCCGCGACGGCTACACCCATCTCGAGGAATTCCTCAACCAGACCGATCCGCACGCCAGCTAG